One window of Williamwhitmania taraxaci genomic DNA carries:
- a CDS encoding prolyl oligopeptidase family serine peptidase, whose product MKRVSLIVAALMLVFTSCNFNSVKYPETKKVDQVDNYFGVKVSDPYRWLEDDRSAEVEEWVKAENAVTNDYLAKIPFRESLKANLTKVWNFAKMDVPSRRGNRLFYSRNSGLENQSILYMQDGDVGTPKVLLDPNKLSEDGTISLDEYSISKDGKYLAYAIADGGSDWRTIYVKNIATGELLMDEIKWVKFSAISWFKNGFYYSRYDGPLSGSQLTNINENHKVYYHKVGTSQALDEIVYQDPSNPKRNFTTQVTDDEKYLILYLSESSSGNSLMIKNLQRNEDFVQLTIGFEFEYRVIDHLDDNLIVLTNFKAPKYRLVGINVRAVDVGNWREIIAEKRDVLENVTYSDNKLICNYIQDAHSIIGLYSLKGEMISEIKLPTFGTVSGFNAERNDTIGYYAFTSFNYPSTIFKYNLRKGIATEIFRPDVKTDLTQFEVEQIFYPSKDGTKIPMFLVHKKGIKLDGNNPTLLYGYGGFNISLTPSFSVSRIAWLENGGIYVVANIRGGGEYGENWHKAGTKLNKQNVFDDFIAAAEFLIEKKYTNPQRLAIMGGSNGGLLVGAVINQRPDLFKVAIPEVGVMDMLRFQKFTIGWAWTGDFGSSDDSLQFENLYRYSPLHNIRDDVKYPAVLVTTADHDDRVVPAHSFKYIATLQDKQSGSSNPALIRIQTRAGHGGGKPTSFVIEEMADIYSFIFYNMDITPKQ is encoded by the coding sequence ATGAAAAGAGTTTCGCTGATAGTAGCGGCGCTAATGCTGGTTTTCACTTCCTGCAATTTTAATAGCGTGAAGTATCCTGAAACGAAGAAGGTTGACCAAGTAGATAACTATTTTGGTGTGAAGGTCAGTGACCCTTACCGATGGCTCGAAGATGATCGTTCGGCCGAGGTCGAAGAGTGGGTTAAGGCCGAAAACGCAGTTACGAACGATTATCTGGCTAAAATCCCTTTCCGCGAATCGCTAAAAGCAAACCTGACTAAGGTGTGGAACTTTGCCAAGATGGATGTTCCCTCGCGTCGTGGCAATCGACTATTCTATAGTCGTAATAGCGGCTTGGAAAACCAAAGCATATTGTATATGCAGGATGGTGATGTGGGCACTCCCAAAGTGCTGCTTGACCCAAATAAGCTTTCCGAGGATGGAACTATATCTCTCGATGAATACAGTATTTCTAAGGATGGTAAGTATTTAGCCTATGCCATTGCTGATGGCGGTTCGGACTGGAGAACCATCTATGTGAAAAATATAGCGACCGGCGAACTCCTCATGGATGAGATTAAATGGGTGAAGTTTTCGGCCATTTCTTGGTTTAAGAATGGCTTCTATTACAGCCGTTACGATGGTCCACTTTCGGGCAGCCAACTTACCAACATAAACGAGAACCACAAGGTTTACTACCATAAGGTTGGAACAAGTCAGGCTCTGGATGAGATCGTTTATCAAGACCCATCGAATCCTAAACGCAACTTTACCACACAGGTAACCGACGACGAGAAGTATTTAATTCTCTACCTCTCGGAATCGAGCAGTGGGAATAGTTTAATGATAAAAAACCTGCAGCGTAACGAAGATTTTGTTCAACTTACCATCGGGTTTGAGTTTGAATACCGTGTTATTGACCATTTGGATGATAACCTTATTGTACTTACCAATTTTAAGGCACCTAAGTACAGGTTAGTTGGTATTAATGTTAGGGCTGTGGATGTTGGGAACTGGAGGGAAATTATTGCTGAAAAACGTGATGTTCTAGAGAATGTGACATACTCCGATAACAAGTTAATCTGTAACTACATTCAAGACGCACATAGTATTATTGGGTTGTATAGCCTCAAGGGCGAAATGATTAGCGAGATAAAACTCCCAACTTTTGGAACAGTTTCCGGTTTCAACGCCGAGAGAAACGATACCATAGGCTACTATGCTTTTACCTCCTTTAACTATCCTTCCACAATTTTCAAATATAACCTCAGGAAGGGCATTGCAACTGAAATATTCCGCCCCGATGTTAAAACTGATCTTACTCAATTTGAGGTTGAACAGATATTTTACCCCAGCAAGGACGGTACAAAGATTCCTATGTTCCTGGTTCACAAAAAGGGGATCAAACTCGATGGAAATAACCCCACCTTGCTATATGGTTATGGCGGGTTTAATATAAGCCTGACCCCTTCGTTTTCGGTAAGTCGAATTGCTTGGCTTGAAAATGGTGGCATATACGTTGTTGCCAATATACGTGGCGGTGGCGAGTATGGAGAGAACTGGCATAAGGCAGGAACAAAACTGAATAAACAGAATGTATTCGACGATTTTATTGCTGCTGCCGAATTTCTTATTGAGAAAAAGTATACCAATCCGCAACGACTCGCCATTATGGGTGGAAGTAACGGAGGTTTGCTTGTGGGTGCGGTAATCAATCAACGCCCCGACCTATTTAAAGTAGCCATTCCTGAAGTGGGTGTTATGGATATGCTTCGCTTCCAAAAGTTCACCATTGGATGGGCATGGACTGGCGACTTTGGCTCGAGTGATGATTCCTTACAATTTGAGAATCTTTACCGCTATTCGCCTCTGCACAACATTCGGGACGATGTAAAATATCCTGCGGTGCTTGTTACTACTGCCGACCATGACGATCGCGTGGTACCCGCTCATTCCTTCAAGTATATTGCTACACTACAAGATAAGCAAAGTGGTAGCAGCAACCCTGCACTTATTCGTATACAAACCCGAGCTGGTCACGGTGGAGGAAAACCAACCTCTTTTGTTATTGAGGAGATGGCAGATATCTACTCGTTCATTTTTTATAACATGGATATAACGCCGAAGCAGTAA
- a CDS encoding polyribonucleotide nucleotidyltransferase has product MYKAFKKIIDLGDGRTIEIETGKLAKQADGSVVVKMGNTMLLAAVTAAKDAKPDVDFMPLSVEYKEKYASTGRFPGGFLKREGRPSDSEILVCRLIDRALRPLFPDDYHAEVFVTVQLISADRDILPEPLAGLAASAALAVSDIPFHGPISEVRIGRVDGKFIVNPTATQNKLSDIDLTVAATMDNILMVEGEMKEVSEDDMLEAIKIAHEAIKIHCQAQIELTELVGKQVKRTYSHEVNDEPLKVAIHKFCYDKIYAICKGSSAKHERSDAFGLVKEEYILTLSEEERTAKKSLIDRYYHQVEKDAMRNMILDDKIRLDGRKTDQIRPIWSEVDYLPAAHGSAIFTRGETQSLTTVTLGTKLDEKVIDEVLNKGTEKFVLHYNFPPFSTGDAKASRGLSRREIGHGNLAFRALKNMIPQGVDNPYAIRIVSDILESNGSSSMATVCAGTLALMDAGVKIKKPVSGIAMGLISDTATGRWAVLSDILGDEDHLGDMDFKVTGTKDGITATQMDIKVDGLSYEVMAKALAQAKEGRMHILGKIMETMDKPREEYKPHVPRIEVISIPKEMIGPLIGPGGKVIQEIQRETATVITIEEIEGRGKVSVFGENKEALAAAMRWIKGIVAVPEVGEIYKGKVKSILAFGAFVEIMPGKDGLLHISEIDHKKVNAVEDVLKEGQEIEVKLIEVDPKTGKLRLSRKALLPKPEAPAKPAE; this is encoded by the coding sequence ATGTATAAAGCCTTTAAAAAAATAATCGACCTAGGTGATGGTAGAACCATTGAGATAGAAACCGGAAAACTTGCCAAGCAAGCCGATGGTTCCGTTGTGGTTAAGATGGGTAACACCATGCTTCTCGCTGCTGTTACTGCTGCCAAAGATGCAAAGCCCGATGTGGATTTTATGCCGCTTTCGGTTGAGTATAAAGAAAAGTATGCTTCTACCGGTAGGTTTCCTGGTGGCTTTCTCAAACGTGAAGGTCGTCCATCCGATTCCGAAATTCTAGTTTGCCGACTGATCGATAGAGCGCTTCGTCCGCTATTCCCCGACGATTACCATGCTGAGGTTTTTGTAACCGTTCAGCTCATCTCTGCCGATAGAGATATTCTTCCTGAACCATTAGCTGGCCTTGCTGCCTCTGCAGCACTTGCCGTTTCCGATATTCCTTTCCACGGACCAATCTCCGAAGTTCGAATTGGACGTGTGGATGGTAAATTCATCGTGAATCCTACTGCTACTCAAAACAAGCTTTCGGATATCGACCTTACTGTTGCTGCTACCATGGACAATATTCTTATGGTAGAGGGCGAGATGAAGGAGGTTTCGGAGGATGATATGCTCGAGGCTATCAAGATTGCTCACGAAGCTATTAAGATTCACTGTCAAGCTCAAATCGAACTCACCGAATTAGTTGGTAAGCAAGTTAAGCGCACATACTCGCACGAAGTGAACGATGAGCCACTCAAGGTTGCTATTCACAAGTTCTGTTACGATAAGATATACGCTATTTGTAAAGGTAGTTCTGCTAAGCACGAACGTTCCGATGCATTCGGTTTGGTTAAGGAAGAGTATATTCTTACCCTGTCCGAAGAGGAGCGCACTGCAAAGAAATCGCTTATCGATCGTTACTACCACCAGGTAGAAAAGGACGCGATGCGTAATATGATTCTAGACGACAAAATCCGTCTCGATGGCCGCAAGACCGATCAAATTCGCCCAATCTGGAGCGAGGTTGATTACCTTCCTGCCGCTCACGGTTCTGCTATCTTTACTCGTGGCGAAACACAATCGTTGACAACGGTAACACTTGGAACCAAACTCGACGAAAAGGTTATTGATGAGGTATTAAATAAAGGAACAGAGAAATTTGTTCTACACTATAACTTTCCTCCTTTCTCCACTGGCGATGCTAAGGCATCACGTGGTCTTAGCCGGAGAGAAATCGGACACGGAAACCTTGCTTTCCGTGCTCTCAAGAATATGATTCCTCAAGGTGTCGATAATCCATATGCCATCCGCATTGTTTCCGACATCCTTGAATCGAACGGCTCTTCGTCGATGGCTACGGTATGCGCCGGAACATTGGCTCTTATGGATGCTGGTGTGAAAATCAAGAAACCGGTTTCTGGAATCGCGATGGGACTCATTTCTGATACTGCAACAGGTCGTTGGGCGGTTCTTTCCGATATTCTCGGAGACGAAGATCACCTTGGCGATATGGACTTTAAGGTTACCGGAACCAAGGATGGTATCACAGCCACCCAAATGGATATAAAGGTTGACGGACTTTCCTACGAGGTTATGGCAAAGGCATTGGCGCAAGCTAAGGAAGGCCGGATGCACATCCTCGGGAAAATCATGGAAACCATGGACAAGCCAAGAGAAGAGTATAAGCCTCATGTTCCAAGAATCGAGGTTATCTCTATTCCGAAGGAGATGATTGGACCACTCATTGGCCCTGGTGGAAAGGTAATTCAAGAGATTCAAAGGGAAACTGCAACAGTTATCACCATTGAAGAAATTGAAGGTCGTGGTAAGGTATCTGTATTTGGTGAAAACAAGGAGGCTCTAGCCGCTGCAATGCGCTGGATTAAGGGTATCGTTGCTGTTCCTGAAGTAGGCGAAATCTACAAGGGTAAGGTGAAATCAATTCTAGCTTTTGGTGCTTTTGTTGAAATTATGCCCGGTAAGGATGGTTTGCTCCACATCTCCGAAATTGATCACAAGAAGGTGAATGCAGTTGAGGATGTTCTCAAGGAAGGTCAAGAGATTGAAGTGAAACTTATTGAAGTCGATCCTAAAACAGGAAAGTTGAGACTATCAAGAAAAGCACTCCTTCCAAAACCTGAGGCTCCTGCAAAACCAGCAGAATAA
- the rpsO gene encoding 30S ribosomal protein S15, with product MNYLTAEQKQDIFKTYGTSITDTGSSESQIALFSSRISHLTEHLKVHRKDYGTQRSLLKLVSKRRRHLNYLMDTDIERYRAIVKTLNLRK from the coding sequence ATGAATTATCTTACAGCTGAACAGAAGCAAGACATTTTCAAGACTTACGGGACTTCGATCACTGATACAGGTTCTTCAGAAAGCCAGATTGCTCTCTTCTCTAGCAGGATTAGCCACCTTACTGAGCACCTAAAAGTACATCGTAAGGACTATGGCACTCAGCGTTCTTTGTTGAAATTAGTTAGCAAGCGCCGTAGGCACTTGAACTATCTCATGGACACTGATATTGAGAGATATCGTGCGATTGTAAAAACATTGAATCTGCGTAAATAA
- a CDS encoding SDR family oxidoreductase, giving the protein MARILIVGSNSFVGQKIAYMLHGKGEKDVFLCSSSENRLNHLAYPFSNVDITKREELRRLFLKVRPDIVFNTAAIASPDVCVMNKELALLVNVDGARNIAELSTLYGAHLVHFSTDFVFNGCKPYLTEEDAPDPVNYYGFTKWESEKVVNAYADSYAIVRTVSVYGFLATLTRSNFILRVKAALEAGKEYRVPNDQFRTPTLVEDLANISIKIGIEGHSGLFHIAGQEGLTNYEFAIQAASVFCLDPQLIIPVSSFEMDEKAVRPLNTGFDISKARTILGYSPTTLLDGLMLVKSQIDKHIIC; this is encoded by the coding sequence TTGGCAAGAATCCTGATTGTTGGCAGTAATAGTTTTGTAGGCCAAAAAATAGCTTATATGCTTCATGGAAAGGGTGAAAAGGATGTTTTTCTCTGCTCCTCGAGCGAAAATAGGTTGAACCATTTGGCCTATCCTTTTTCTAATGTAGATATCACCAAACGGGAGGAGTTACGCCGGCTTTTCTTGAAGGTAAGACCTGATATAGTATTCAATACAGCAGCCATTGCCAGTCCCGATGTGTGCGTCATGAACAAGGAGTTGGCTTTGCTGGTAAATGTTGACGGAGCACGAAATATCGCGGAGCTATCCACCCTTTACGGGGCTCATTTGGTTCACTTCTCTACCGATTTTGTGTTTAATGGATGCAAGCCATATCTCACCGAGGAGGATGCTCCCGATCCTGTAAACTACTACGGCTTTACTAAGTGGGAGAGCGAAAAGGTGGTGAATGCCTATGCCGACTCCTATGCCATTGTGCGCACCGTTTCGGTATACGGCTTTCTGGCTACCCTTACCCGTTCCAATTTTATTTTGCGGGTAAAGGCTGCGCTGGAGGCGGGGAAGGAGTATCGTGTCCCCAACGACCAGTTTCGAACCCCCACTTTGGTAGAGGATTTGGCCAACATATCCATAAAGATTGGCATTGAAGGTCATTCGGGTCTTTTTCATATTGCCGGCCAAGAAGGACTTACCAACTATGAATTCGCTATTCAGGCAGCTAGCGTGTTTTGTCTTGATCCTCAATTGATTATTCCGGTATCTTCTTTCGAAATGGATGAAAAAGCAGTTCGACCACTGAATACTGGATTTGATATATCTAAGGCGCGAACTATTCTAGGTTATAGCCCAACAACATTATTAGATGGGCTTATGTTGGTTAAGAGTCAGATCGATAAGCATATAATATGCTAG